The following are encoded together in the Glycine max cultivar Williams 82 chromosome 8, Glycine_max_v4.0, whole genome shotgun sequence genome:
- the LOC102663542 gene encoding uncharacterized protein: MVGRNERERLLTEALNNLAQVMANQGGGGGATMYHGLDCFQRNNPPTFKGSYDPEGAEAWLREIERIFQLTECQDHQKVLFATHMLADEVEYWWENTRPRLEGACGAIVPWGTFRQTFLEKYFPEDVKIGRRWSSLS; the protein is encoded by the coding sequence ATGGTTGGGAGAAATGAGCGAGAACGACTTCTTACCGAGGCCTTGAACAACTTGGCGCAAGTTATGGCCAATCAGGGAGGCGGTGGGGGAGCAACTATGTACCATGGTTTAGATTGCTTTCAGAGGAACAACCCACCTACCTTCAAAGGGAGTTATGATCCTGAGGGTGCTGAGGCTTGGCTGAGGGAGATTGAGAGGATCTTCCAGTTGACGGAGTGTCAAGACCATCAGAAGGTGTTGTTTGCTACCCACATGCTAGCAGATGAGGTGGAGTATTGGTGGGAGAACACTCGTCCACGTTTAGAGGGAGCATGTGGTGCTATTGTTCCATGGGGGACCTTCAGACAGACTTTTTTGGAGAAGTATTTTCCAGAAGATGTGAAAATAGGAAGGAGATGGAGTTCCTTGAGCTAA
- the LOC100817595 gene encoding uncharacterized protein — MSISLTRLAWSMWGGRGKEKKPVSSKASALNSKQSSEWGLAKETKMGPPHRKVGRNKEERRVDREYDDDVVLVPCDNDCNCDCCLSGSESDDSDWSIGWLEPLASDFRSNGDDGFAVLVPCYKPSCCKVVEEASNKALLGVIKNLSNEFSSAGKNYMEQWLASLQNFEA; from the exons ATGTCTATCTCTTTGACCCGTTTGGCATGGTCAATGTGGGGAGGGAGAGGAAAGGAGAAAAAGCCCGTTTCTTCCAAAGCCTCTGCTTTGAATTCCAAACAATCTTCTGAATGGGGTCTTGCTAAGGAGACAAAGATGGGCCCACCACATAGGAAAGTTGGAAGGAACAAGGAAGAGAGAAGAGTGGATAGAGAGTACGATGATGATGTTGTGTTGGTACCATGTGATAATGATTGTAACTGTGATTGTTGCTTGTCTGGTTCTGAATCTGATGACTCAGATTGGTCCATTGGGTGGTTGGAGCCTCTAGCCTCTGATTTTCGGAGCAATGGTGATGATGGTTTTGCAGTGCTGGTTCCTTGCTATAAACCTAGCTGCTGCAAGGTGGTGGAGGAGGCATCAAACAAGGCGCTTTTGGGTGTCATCAAGAACCTCTCCAATGAATTTTCTTCAG CTGGGAAGAATTACATGGAACAATGGCTGGCTTCTCTTCAGAATTTTGAAGCGTAG